From bacterium, a single genomic window includes:
- a CDS encoding HYR domain-containing protein, whose amino-acid sequence MTPRSSIYRRIGTAACALLILTSFTWPTMAQERGGDELKPRKRAVKPRVTELRAGDDATRIQVKFVDGLRFNVTPSGVLVERPQRNLRSGQSRILLSRVVSEGGRWERMIPIPEKEMDRLRGNAQRNLGKEIADMNSYYILSRPEGNAPEEWVNMLNDLPDVELAEYMELPPPMPLPPDYESFQNYLEAATDGIDANSYAWSVPGGTGANVRICDFEYSWNLNHDDLPSATTLIPAGRTASDPFNAEQHGSAVLGIISSLANGWGTTGSAHAAQIFVAPVEWDNGYNLAAAIMSAISSLSAGDVILIEQQTWGPNWPGQGNTQFGLVPSEWDKPVYDAIVSAVGNGIHVIEAAGNGSQDLDGSEYSMNNGGHYPFDGSINSGAIIVGAGAAPSGSTTDRSRLSFSNYGSRVNLQGFGESVMTTGYGGTYSAEGKNRWYTSGFSGTSSATAIVAGAVALVESIQEELHGGTPVTPAAMRSLLMSTGSPQQSGLNPASQNIGPRPSIRAAIQALDPCNLTCPPNMTVSNAPDLCGAYVNYPMPLTSETCGTLTTSPVSGSYFPVGTTTVNVSTASGDNCSFDITVDDTQPPSINCPAAIEVDNDPGECGAVVNFSATVSDNCPGVTYSCSPSSGSFFNVGVTVVTCTATDDAGNQTSCNFTVTVNDVEPPTITFTLTPDMLWPPNHKMKNIAADVTTTDNCPGETFVLTSILSNEPDNGLGDGDFPNDIQSADFGTDDVAFKLRAERSGLGNGRIYTVTYTVTDNAGNQASAEATVTVPFSMEKRITPDGSVPDRFHLSQNYPNPFNPTTMIRYDLPAPATVTLRVYNSLGREVAVLVAGNEQNSGSYEVAFDGSVLSSGVYSYTLVATERESDRVFTQTRKMILMK is encoded by the coding sequence ATGACACCAAGATCATCCATCTATCGTCGTATCGGTACCGCGGCATGCGCGCTGCTGATACTGACTTCATTCACCTGGCCTACGATGGCACAGGAACGCGGGGGCGATGAACTCAAACCACGAAAACGTGCCGTGAAACCACGAGTAACAGAACTGCGGGCCGGCGACGACGCGACGCGCATTCAGGTAAAATTTGTCGATGGACTCCGATTCAACGTGACACCTTCCGGTGTGCTCGTCGAGCGGCCTCAGCGCAATCTGCGCAGTGGACAATCGAGGATACTCCTCTCCCGCGTCGTCAGTGAAGGCGGCCGGTGGGAACGCATGATTCCTATCCCGGAAAAAGAAATGGACCGGTTGCGCGGAAACGCACAGCGGAATCTGGGCAAGGAAATTGCCGACATGAACAGCTACTACATTCTTTCCAGGCCCGAAGGCAATGCGCCGGAAGAATGGGTGAATATGTTGAACGATCTTCCTGATGTTGAGCTTGCGGAATACATGGAACTCCCACCGCCCATGCCACTTCCCCCTGATTATGAATCATTCCAGAACTACCTCGAAGCAGCGACGGATGGCATCGATGCCAATTCCTACGCATGGAGCGTGCCCGGTGGAACAGGTGCCAACGTGCGTATATGCGACTTCGAGTATTCCTGGAACCTCAATCACGATGATCTGCCTTCGGCTACCACACTCATTCCTGCGGGACGCACGGCGTCCGATCCATTCAATGCTGAGCAGCATGGCTCAGCGGTACTCGGAATCATCAGCAGCCTCGCAAACGGCTGGGGAACGACAGGCAGCGCGCATGCCGCTCAGATTTTCGTTGCACCTGTTGAATGGGATAACGGATACAATCTCGCCGCAGCAATCATGAGTGCCATCTCTTCGCTCTCCGCGGGTGATGTCATCCTGATCGAGCAGCAGACCTGGGGACCAAATTGGCCCGGGCAAGGCAACACCCAGTTCGGTCTCGTTCCATCAGAATGGGATAAGCCTGTTTACGATGCGATCGTGAGCGCAGTAGGGAACGGCATCCATGTCATTGAGGCAGCCGGGAACGGCAGCCAGGATCTCGATGGCTCGGAATACAGCATGAATAACGGCGGTCACTATCCCTTCGACGGTTCCATCAATTCCGGTGCCATCATCGTGGGTGCAGGTGCAGCACCGAGCGGATCGACAACGGATCGATCTCGATTAAGTTTTTCCAACTACGGCAGCCGTGTCAACCTGCAGGGCTTTGGCGAGTCCGTAATGACCACAGGATATGGTGGGACATACTCTGCTGAAGGGAAGAACCGATGGTATACAAGCGGATTCAGTGGTACTTCGAGCGCCACCGCAATCGTCGCCGGAGCGGTAGCACTGGTGGAAAGCATTCAGGAGGAATTGCACGGTGGCACGCCCGTGACACCGGCAGCGATGCGCAGTCTGCTGATGTCGACTGGCTCCCCGCAGCAGTCCGGCTTGAATCCAGCATCGCAGAACATCGGTCCCAGACCCAGCATACGCGCTGCGATTCAGGCGCTCGATCCTTGTAATCTCACCTGTCCTCCGAATATGACTGTCTCGAACGCCCCGGATCTCTGTGGTGCATATGTCAACTATCCCATGCCGCTGACCAGCGAGACCTGTGGTACACTGACAACCTCTCCCGTATCTGGTTCGTACTTCCCTGTCGGCACGACCACGGTGAACGTCTCCACGGCGTCCGGTGACAACTGTTCCTTCGATATCACAGTCGACGACACCCAGCCGCCCTCCATCAACTGTCCTGCAGCCATCGAGGTCGACAATGATCCCGGTGAATGTGGTGCCGTGGTGAATTTCTCCGCGACGGTTTCCGACAATTGTCCCGGTGTCACATACTCGTGCTCACCATCTTCCGGGTCGTTCTTCAATGTCGGTGTCACGGTGGTGACATGTACAGCAACCGACGATGCAGGTAACCAGACCAGCTGCAATTTCACGGTGACCGTGAACGACGTCGAGCCGCCCACAATCACCTTCACCCTCACACCAGACATGCTGTGGCCACCGAATCACAAGATGAAGAACATCGCGGCGGATGTCACGACAACGGACAACTGTCCCGGCGAGACCTTCGTACTCACTTCGATCCTCAGCAATGAGCCGGACAACGGACTGGGTGACGGCGACTTCCCCAACGACATCCAGAGCGCGGATTTCGGCACCGACGATGTGGCCTTCAAACTGCGTGCGGAACGTTCCGGACTCGGAAACGGCCGTATCTACACAGTGACATACACAGTGACGGATAACGCCGGCAATCAGGCCTCCGCCGAAGCGACTGTCACCGTGCCGTTCAGTATGGAGAAGCGCATCACGCCTGATGGAAGCGTACCCGATCGTTTCCACCTGTCGCAGAACTATCCGAATCCGTTCAACCCGACGACGATGATTCGCTACGATCTGCCCGCACCAGCTACCGTTACGCTGCGCGTCTACAATTCCCTTGGACGCGAAGTGGCCGTACTCGTTGCAGGCAACGAGCAGAATTCCGGCAGCTACGAGGTCGCATTCGACGGGTCTGTCCTGAGTTCGGGAGTGTACTCCTATACCCTTGTCGCAACCGAGCGTGAGTCCGATCGCGTCTTCACGCAAACGCGAAAGATGATCCTGATGAAATAA
- the yedA gene encoding drug/metabolite exporter YedA, protein MQKVHNRLPGNMQKVHIDVASTHERPLELRNSTTAPASQSTKILLAFLAVYVVWGSTYLAIRFAVETIPPFLMAGVRFFIAGAVLYAWLRVRGTAAPTVAQWKSMSIVGILLIAGGNGAVSWAEQTVPSGLTALIIALIPLWFVIIEWVKDAHRPSWQVALGLALGFAGMVLLIDPARITGTGEVDLIGAAAVVFGTMAWAAGSMYSRSAQHSPRPLLGTAVQMIAGGAILIVFSTFLGEPFHFNPADVSLRSFASILYLIVFGSWIAFTSYIWLLRASTPARVGTYAYVNPVIAVFLGWLLADELLNERIIIATIIIVGGVVLITREKVRQSTA, encoded by the coding sequence ATGCAGAAAGTGCATAACAGACTGCCGGGAAATATGCAGAAAGTGCATATTGATGTTGCATCCACCCATGAAAGGCCATTGGAATTGCGCAACAGCACGACTGCTCCGGCTTCACAATCCACGAAAATCCTGCTCGCATTCTTGGCAGTGTATGTAGTCTGGGGATCGACATACCTCGCGATCCGTTTCGCAGTGGAGACGATTCCGCCCTTCCTGATGGCGGGTGTGCGTTTCTTTATCGCCGGTGCCGTGCTGTACGCCTGGCTGCGTGTGCGGGGGACGGCTGCACCTACAGTGGCGCAGTGGAAGTCGATGAGCATTGTGGGCATCCTGCTTATCGCGGGAGGCAACGGCGCGGTGTCATGGGCGGAGCAAACCGTGCCTTCCGGACTCACGGCGCTGATCATCGCGCTCATCCCGCTCTGGTTCGTGATCATCGAGTGGGTCAAGGATGCCCATCGTCCCTCCTGGCAGGTTGCTCTCGGACTCGCCCTGGGCTTTGCCGGTATGGTGCTGCTTATCGATCCTGCGCGCATCACTGGCACGGGGGAAGTGGATCTGATCGGTGCGGCCGCCGTGGTGTTCGGCACCATGGCCTGGGCAGCCGGATCAATGTATTCACGTTCTGCGCAGCACTCCCCTCGTCCCCTGCTCGGAACCGCCGTGCAGATGATCGCCGGCGGCGCGATACTCATTGTCTTCTCAACCTTCCTCGGTGAACCTTTTCATTTCAATCCCGCAGACGTCTCTCTGCGCTCCTTCGCCTCAATCCTCTATCTCATTGTCTTCGGTTCGTGGATTGCCTTCACCTCGTATATCTGGCTGCTCCGGGCCAGCACGCCTGCACGCGTGGGTACCTACGCTTACGTCAATCCCGTCATCGCCGTCTTCCTCGGCTGGCTGCTGGCCGACGAACTGCTCAACGAACGCATCATCATCGCGACGATCATCATTGTTGGCGGCGTGGTTCTTATCACCAGGGAAAAAGTCCGTCAGTCCACCGCGTAA
- a CDS encoding tetratricopeptide repeat protein: MSDSPRVRPHADHGPILFALPLVFLLLLRFVLSFFPKLGWWGLDYVGYLPLWQLLTITSTSVVLALPGVAGNLSSACASIARVLFPANSGKALWRHGGFAVAVGLLVFSLSLPFPFLGGDGVHVMRRLFRFHAGVIGAYGQISTEPLTVLFYAGVTGFLSNAVREGSVNLTGYTMLFRIIGSLGATAMTFTVLRYAVKLVENEFDRVPLLTLLLFTGGSLFFFGYVEFYTPVFIMSAFFLLSGMYALRTQNRPFLPTVFLALAIAFHLSAVVFLPALLLLWSGPALTGQALDMRSPSVRLQLLLLLMGIAAAVIVYAMGIPGPWIPISGNVTSDTLFSVVHLRDVANNMLLTAPVAVSTVLLLLLTRRHSLAPVPSNVLFAGTALLWCGVLLLSQPAFAQDWDIFAIFGLAASALAWLLYLQVSNPVLRGYLHVQLIVQPALFLLPWLLLHMNQEGAVERYADLARQYSGILPSSVVAGFHETLRTEAVSREAGDEEIHQIAAMNALTEDPYEYMKLLRAITTRNPGVRLALPDVRSMLQRITLLRDSVLDIPVGEDAEARGITLRILYQSLVIAMGAVLPSKDRIAWLEEGAEAAVVLGHSFSIQAQLGHLAFETGNYDGARDWYQQALIDSLSAPTDGGAALSLLYSNLGIAQFDAMAHDAAYASFLHATMYPAARASAWSNLGFACFRTARITQAVSSFDHTLRMDSSDVNALYCLGRIRLEHPESREAGKWLLARFLLLESGTKRSNEIRRWLALSGTGK, encoded by the coding sequence ATGTCCGATTCCCCTCGTGTCCGGCCCCATGCAGATCATGGCCCGATCCTGTTTGCGCTCCCGCTTGTCTTCCTTCTTCTGCTCCGTTTCGTGCTCTCGTTTTTCCCGAAGCTCGGTTGGTGGGGACTCGATTACGTCGGCTACCTGCCGCTCTGGCAGCTGCTGACTATCACAAGTACATCCGTCGTTCTGGCTCTGCCCGGTGTGGCTGGTAATCTCTCGAGTGCATGTGCTTCCATTGCACGAGTGCTCTTTCCCGCAAATTCCGGAAAAGCGTTGTGGCGGCATGGTGGATTCGCCGTTGCTGTCGGGCTGCTCGTCTTCTCCCTCTCACTACCCTTCCCCTTTCTCGGAGGAGACGGCGTGCATGTCATGCGGCGCCTGTTTCGATTTCACGCAGGGGTGATCGGTGCATACGGACAAATCAGTACCGAGCCACTGACGGTATTATTCTATGCAGGAGTGACAGGATTCCTATCAAATGCAGTGCGCGAGGGGAGCGTGAATCTTACCGGGTATACCATGCTGTTTCGAATCATCGGCAGCCTCGGTGCTACAGCGATGACCTTCACGGTCCTGCGGTATGCGGTCAAACTCGTCGAGAACGAGTTCGATCGTGTTCCTTTGCTGACCTTGCTGCTGTTCACGGGGGGCAGTTTGTTTTTTTTCGGCTATGTCGAGTTTTATACCCCCGTTTTCATTATGTCCGCCTTCTTTCTGTTGAGCGGGATGTACGCACTGCGAACGCAGAATCGGCCATTCCTTCCAACGGTTTTCCTTGCACTCGCGATCGCATTCCACCTTTCCGCTGTCGTTTTTCTCCCCGCCTTGTTGTTGCTGTGGTCAGGTCCTGCGTTGACCGGCCAGGCGTTGGATATGCGTTCACCTTCCGTACGCTTGCAGTTGCTGCTGCTATTGATGGGAATCGCTGCTGCGGTGATCGTATATGCCATGGGAATTCCGGGCCCCTGGATTCCCATCTCAGGAAATGTGACGAGCGATACACTTTTCTCTGTCGTGCATCTGCGTGACGTCGCGAATAATATGCTGCTCACCGCCCCGGTCGCGGTCTCCACCGTGCTCCTGCTGCTTCTGACGCGTCGGCACAGCCTCGCCCCTGTACCATCGAACGTTCTGTTCGCAGGCACGGCGCTGCTCTGGTGTGGCGTCCTGCTGTTATCGCAGCCGGCATTCGCACAGGACTGGGATATCTTCGCGATCTTCGGCCTGGCCGCCAGCGCTCTTGCCTGGCTCCTGTATCTGCAGGTTAGCAACCCGGTCCTTCGCGGGTACCTGCATGTGCAACTCATCGTGCAGCCCGCGCTTTTTCTGCTGCCCTGGCTTCTCCTGCACATGAACCAGGAAGGCGCCGTCGAACGGTACGCTGATCTCGCCCGGCAGTACTCCGGTATTCTCCCGTCTTCCGTGGTCGCGGGCTTTCACGAAACATTACGCACAGAGGCAGTGTCGCGAGAAGCGGGAGACGAAGAGATACATCAGATTGCAGCGATGAATGCGCTGACCGAAGACCCGTATGAATACATGAAACTGCTTCGCGCGATTACGACGCGGAACCCCGGTGTCAGGCTTGCGCTGCCTGATGTGCGGTCCATGCTGCAGCGTATCACCTTGCTGCGGGACAGTGTTCTGGATATTCCCGTCGGGGAAGATGCCGAAGCGCGCGGTATCACACTCAGAATATTGTACCAGTCGCTGGTTATCGCCATGGGTGCCGTGCTGCCCTCCAAAGATCGTATCGCATGGCTCGAAGAAGGGGCCGAGGCAGCTGTCGTGCTCGGTCATTCTTTTTCGATACAGGCACAACTCGGGCATCTGGCCTTCGAGACAGGGAACTATGACGGAGCTCGGGATTGGTACCAGCAGGCGCTGATCGATTCCTTATCCGCTCCAACGGACGGTGGGGCGGCGCTCTCCCTCCTCTACTCCAACCTGGGAATCGCACAATTCGATGCGATGGCGCACGATGCTGCCTACGCGTCATTCCTGCATGCGACAATGTATCCCGCGGCGCGGGCATCAGCATGGAGCAACCTGGGATTTGCCTGCTTTCGTACCGCAAGGATCACACAGGCGGTATCAAGTTTCGATCATACCCTGCGTATGGATTCAAGTGATGTCAACGCACTGTATTGCCTGGGCCGCATTCGCCTGGAGCATCCGGAAAGCAGGGAAGCCGGCAAATGGCTGCTCGCACGCTTCCTCCTCCTCGAATCAGGAACGAAGCGCAGCAATGAAATTCGTCGCTGGCTGGCGCTCTCCGGTACCGGGAAGTGA
- a CDS encoding T9SS type A sorting domain-containing protein translates to MRVSHFLRLLSCASTIILLQASSLHAQVRSVSFEIVSTDTIRLRAGEKFCFELVAKDSLGNIITNWDSIGSFCDIGVSGCRAGIDTSKRSWNEDPEGYSWVNIVTEVDGERIIQLTDSDFSVRSTRFVNGRVRLCFISTRAGDIIRLELRPTVPSLQQLSPPIVIYADTLARFMTEVTYAMDDGSKHVFVARPFEILCTPQDRYGNTLTDTVDVVAFARFSNELAAPPPHPFIPAAWLPSLMDASLTVHGVTAFYATLTAERERGVAAGQWIELHSAANPNISGRSDSIFILAHAPYPFEQYAPYDGIHLNLNTAPLDSVMHFAWHPSRPADPYHAAWVSRFDPSLYSDDVFYAVRFYDRITQTAGGQTEWIDPGTDSTLSITVAEFTAYLAAAQPIWSGGATEITWYAIATDTLYETPAESFTIDNARGFRVLINQQPNATASPPAAQSIWLGQNAPNPVCSITRIPFTTETAGDVNLTVTDMLGRRVALPLEAYLPAGTHTVRFDASALGPGTYIYQLRSNGYSTARRMTVLR, encoded by the coding sequence ATGAGGGTATCGCATTTTCTGCGGCTGTTGAGCTGCGCATCCACCATCATTCTTTTGCAAGCATCTTCGCTGCACGCGCAGGTCAGGAGTGTTTCCTTTGAGATCGTATCCACCGACACGATCAGACTCCGGGCAGGTGAAAAATTCTGCTTCGAGCTTGTTGCCAAAGACTCACTCGGCAACATCATCACGAACTGGGATTCGATCGGATCATTCTGTGATATTGGGGTAAGTGGATGCCGTGCAGGCATTGACACATCCAAAAGGAGCTGGAACGAGGATCCGGAAGGATACTCCTGGGTCAACATCGTTACGGAGGTCGACGGGGAGAGAATCATTCAATTAACGGATTCAGATTTTTCCGTTCGCAGCACGAGGTTTGTGAACGGCAGAGTGCGACTCTGTTTCATCAGCACGAGAGCCGGCGACATTATCCGTCTCGAGCTTCGTCCCACCGTACCGTCGCTGCAGCAGCTGTCCCCACCCATTGTGATTTACGCGGACACGCTTGCCCGCTTCATGACGGAGGTCACATACGCGATGGATGACGGCTCGAAACACGTCTTCGTCGCACGTCCTTTCGAAATTCTCTGCACACCGCAGGATCGATACGGGAATACGCTCACGGATACCGTAGACGTTGTGGCCTTCGCCCGTTTCAGCAATGAGCTTGCGGCACCACCGCCTCATCCATTCATTCCTGCTGCCTGGCTGCCATCCCTGATGGATGCGTCACTCACAGTCCACGGTGTTACAGCGTTCTATGCCACACTCACTGCGGAGCGCGAACGCGGAGTAGCAGCGGGACAGTGGATCGAACTTCACAGCGCAGCCAATCCGAACATCAGCGGCAGAAGCGATAGCATCTTCATCCTTGCGCACGCACCTTATCCGTTCGAGCAGTATGCTCCGTATGATGGTATTCATCTCAATCTGAACACAGCCCCGCTCGACAGCGTCATGCATTTCGCGTGGCATCCCTCACGTCCCGCAGATCCCTACCATGCTGCATGGGTCTCACGTTTCGATCCGTCGCTGTACAGCGACGACGTGTTCTACGCAGTGCGCTTCTATGACAGGATAACGCAGACGGCCGGGGGACAGACGGAATGGATTGATCCCGGCACGGATTCCACGCTCAGCATTACCGTGGCGGAGTTCACCGCATATCTGGCAGCGGCGCAGCCAATCTGGAGTGGGGGCGCGACGGAAATCACGTGGTACGCCATCGCTACCGACACCCTCTATGAAACACCGGCGGAATCATTCACCATCGATAATGCACGCGGCTTCCGCGTTCTCATCAATCAGCAACCGAATGCCACTGCTTCGCCACCGGCTGCACAATCAATCTGGCTCGGACAAAACGCCCCCAATCCTGTCTGCAGCATAACCCGCATCCCCTTTACAACCGAAACTGCGGGGGACGTAAACCTGACGGTTACGGACATGCTGGGGAGACGCGTTGCTCTGCCGCTGGAAGCATACCTTCCCGCAGGCACGCACACCGTGCGCTTCGACGCCTCTGCGCTTGGGCCCGGCACGTACATCTACCAGCTGCGGAGTAATGGATACAGCACCGCCAGGCGCATGACGGTCCTGCGCTGA
- a CDS encoding T9SS type A sorting domain-containing protein, which produces MFRKCAIVVLAVVFPHLMLAQNPAQQEIRISEIGAQSEVPLKILHREGDGYWVFWNNGMRRLSEEGLPVGEQKGSYGYSGAGTFMDDGRLVLFHSRPGGGTEFRFLFLQDTVAIDTSAMMFSISSYRDGSGHGTSWWMNRSHAHVISYEKKVFAASGYWMGQYNINGMEGRYAETTLHMWDAPERSLNCLLKFDANSGGRPSNLPAPFIALLQPAGNRALVYIEKHIYGGNRRTFHTLNLVTGEMRQTAYVDTVDFYHRDYNQQLLKQTERQIDLLSRNRDDPGIRVDRIDTADYFIHVRYRLDLPVRLHSISDGYGGLVNEEDHVGNILDYQAASLGGGRKLIVWSEETTNDSSNVYATVYSNAWKQQGSHFRINTETGCQNMGPSLIIRHDTVFVVYYSNREGPYHVYLRAITIDNLLDASAPAQLPSAFSIAAPYPNPVPVTSRYVSVQVDVVRDGAVELALYDMLGRRRSILHRMLQRGSMTMQIPIDGLSPGIYHLRARSADESRFSRLVVR; this is translated from the coding sequence ATGTTCCGTAAATGTGCAATCGTGGTGCTGGCTGTTGTCTTTCCGCATCTGATGCTGGCGCAGAACCCGGCACAACAGGAAATCCGCATAAGTGAAATTGGCGCGCAATCAGAGGTGCCACTGAAAATTCTGCACCGGGAGGGTGACGGCTACTGGGTTTTCTGGAATAACGGCATGCGTCGTCTTTCCGAGGAGGGATTACCTGTCGGGGAGCAGAAAGGCTCCTACGGGTACAGTGGAGCTGGCACCTTCATGGATGACGGCAGGCTCGTGCTGTTTCATTCACGGCCTGGTGGGGGAACAGAATTCCGGTTTCTGTTTCTTCAGGATACGGTCGCCATCGATACCTCCGCCATGATGTTTTCGATAAGCTCGTATCGGGATGGTTCTGGCCATGGAACGTCATGGTGGATGAATCGGTCACATGCACATGTGATCTCGTATGAGAAAAAGGTGTTTGCGGCCTCGGGCTACTGGATGGGACAGTATAACATTAATGGAATGGAAGGGCGGTACGCGGAGACCACACTGCATATGTGGGATGCACCTGAGCGTTCGTTGAACTGTCTGTTGAAATTCGATGCGAATTCAGGGGGCCGGCCATCAAATCTTCCAGCTCCTTTTATTGCACTCTTGCAACCTGCTGGAAACCGTGCACTTGTATATATCGAGAAGCACATTTATGGCGGAAATCGGCGCACTTTTCATACACTGAATCTCGTCACCGGAGAAATGAGACAGACTGCGTATGTCGATACCGTCGACTTCTATCACAGGGATTACAATCAGCAGCTACTCAAACAAACCGAACGGCAAATTGACCTCCTCTCACGAAACAGAGATGATCCGGGTATACGTGTTGACAGAATCGACACCGCCGATTATTTCATCCATGTGCGCTATAGGTTGGATCTTCCTGTAAGGTTGCATTCCATCTCGGATGGCTATGGTGGACTTGTCAATGAAGAGGATCACGTCGGCAATATCCTTGATTACCAGGCAGCATCCCTGGGCGGAGGCCGGAAGCTGATCGTCTGGTCAGAAGAAACAACGAATGACAGCTCGAACGTCTATGCAACGGTATATTCCAATGCCTGGAAGCAGCAGGGCTCCCACTTTCGTATCAATACGGAGACGGGCTGCCAGAATATGGGTCCCTCTTTGATCATTCGACACGATACCGTTTTCGTGGTGTACTATTCAAACAGAGAAGGGCCATATCATGTCTATCTTCGGGCAATCACCATCGACAACCTTCTCGATGCTTCCGCTCCCGCGCAACTGCCATCCGCATTTTCAATAGCGGCACCCTACCCGAATCCCGTGCCCGTGACGTCGAGGTACGTGAGCGTTCAGGTCGATGTGGTGAGGGATGGTGCCGTGGAACTCGCGCTGTATGATATGCTCGGACGCAGGAGGTCGATCCTGCATCGCATGCTCCAACGCGGGAGCATGACGATGCAGATTCCGATTGACGGACTTTCCCCCGGCATCTATCACCTTCGCGCAAGATCAGCGGATGAAAGCCGGTTCTCGCGATTGGTTGTTCGCTAG